Proteins from one Piscinibacter lacus genomic window:
- a CDS encoding OmpW/AlkL family protein yields the protein MSRPACLSRPSRPQALLALLLAASAGLSALPAAAAPAEAGDWIVRARAARLDPRNHDSTGLDLSINARWLPELDITRFLTPNWAVELVLTTPQKQHLRSAGSDIGSLRHLPPVLSLQYHLSGLAGWRPYVGAGLNFTRFSSVELPAGVKIDRSSVGPALGAGVDLPLGGGWLLNLDVKKVWLDTEVSAGGARLGTLNVDPMLWSVGFGRRF from the coding sequence ATGTCCCGCCCCGCTTGCCTTTCTCGCCCTTCCCGGCCCCAGGCCCTGCTTGCCCTGCTGCTTGCTGCAAGTGCCGGCCTTTCGGCCCTGCCCGCCGCGGCGGCCCCGGCCGAGGCCGGTGACTGGATCGTCCGGGCCCGCGCGGCCCGGCTCGACCCGCGCAACCACGACAGCACCGGCCTCGACCTGTCGATCAACGCGCGCTGGCTGCCCGAGCTGGACATCACCCGCTTCCTCACCCCGAACTGGGCCGTCGAGCTGGTGCTGACCACGCCGCAGAAGCAGCACCTGCGTTCGGCCGGCAGCGACATCGGCAGCCTGCGCCACCTGCCGCCGGTGCTGAGCTTGCAGTACCACCTGAGCGGCCTGGCCGGCTGGCGGCCCTATGTCGGCGCCGGCCTCAACTTCACCCGCTTCTCCAGCGTCGAGCTGCCGGCCGGCGTGAAGATCGACCGCAGCAGCGTCGGCCCGGCCCTGGGCGCGGGCGTGGACTTGCCGCTCGGCGGCGGCTGGCTGCTGAACCTGGATGTGAAGAAGGTCTGGCTCGACACCGAGGTCTCGGCCGGCGGCGCCCGCCTCGGCACCCTGAATGTGGACCCGATGCTGTGGAGCGTCGGCTTCGGTCGCCGCTTCTGA
- the metF gene encoding methylenetetrahydrofolate reductase [NAD(P)H] produces MTSPPSTAGRSLPLPVSFEFFPPNTEAGAEKLKAVVRELSPVAPEFFSVTYGAGGSTRERTLSTVADIAALGHEAAPHLSCIGSTRQNIAEILDTYRKQGIRRIVALRGDLPSGTGTAGEFRYASELIHFIRETQGPELKIEVAAYPEYHPQQRYARRDIDYFAQKVKAGATAAITQFFYNADAYFHFVEEARSRGVDVPIVPGIMPFHNYARIAQFAQRDGIEIPRWVQLKMEGYMDDVASIRSFGLEVVTRLCERLISHGVPAIHFYTLNQSALSLEICQRLMR; encoded by the coding sequence ATGACTTCCCCCCCCTCCACCGCCGGCCGCAGCCTGCCGCTGCCGGTCAGCTTCGAGTTCTTCCCGCCCAACACCGAGGCCGGCGCCGAAAAGCTCAAGGCCGTGGTGCGCGAGCTGAGCCCGGTCGCGCCCGAGTTCTTCAGCGTCACCTATGGCGCGGGCGGCTCGACCCGCGAGCGCACGCTGTCGACCGTGGCCGACATCGCCGCCCTCGGCCACGAGGCCGCGCCGCACCTGTCCTGCATCGGCTCGACGCGCCAGAACATCGCTGAGATCCTCGACACCTACCGCAAGCAGGGCATCCGGCGCATCGTCGCCCTGCGCGGTGACCTGCCCAGCGGCACCGGCACGGCCGGCGAATTCCGCTATGCCAGCGAGCTGATCCACTTCATCCGCGAGACCCAGGGTCCGGAGCTGAAGATCGAGGTCGCCGCCTACCCCGAATACCACCCGCAGCAGCGCTATGCGCGCCGCGACATCGACTACTTCGCGCAGAAGGTCAAGGCCGGCGCGACGGCGGCGATCACCCAGTTCTTCTACAACGCCGACGCCTACTTCCACTTCGTCGAGGAAGCGCGCTCGCGCGGGGTCGACGTGCCCATCGTCCCGGGCATCATGCCCTTCCACAACTACGCGCGGATCGCGCAGTTCGCGCAGCGCGACGGCATCGAGATCCCGCGCTGGGTGCAGCTCAAGATGGAGGGCTACATGGACGATGTGGCCTCCATCCGCAGCTTCGGCCTGGAGGTGGTGACCCGGCTGTGCGAGCGCCTGATCTCGCACGGCGTGCCGGCCATCCACTTCTACACGCTCAACCAGTCGGCGCTGTCGCTGGAGATCTGCCAGCGCCTGATGCGCTGA
- the mutM gene encoding bifunctional DNA-formamidopyrimidine glycosylase/DNA-(apurinic or apyrimidinic site) lyase: MPELPEVETTRRSLLGALPGARIQSVRLGLPLRWPLGCTAQNLVGRRLLDVQRRGKYLWLPLAVPPGEVEDGLLIHLGMSGSLAFGALPPSGPWDHVEIATDRGLLRLTDPRRFGSVCWSPAIDQGLAGERLAGLGIEPFDPGFGGALLRARWKDKRVAIKQALLAGDAVVGVGNIYASEALFAAGIDPRTPAGRLGPLRCERLAGAVRAVLGRALDLGGSTLRDFKDAHGMDGAFQNEAQVYGREGQPCSRCGPARRVQRIVQGQRATYFCRGCQRP, from the coding sequence ATGCCCGAGTTGCCCGAGGTCGAGACCACCCGCCGAAGCCTGCTCGGCGCTCTGCCCGGGGCCCGGATCCAGTCCGTCCGCCTGGGCCTGCCTCTGCGCTGGCCGCTGGGCTGCACGGCGCAGAACCTGGTCGGCCGCAGGTTGCTGGACGTGCAGCGACGGGGCAAATACCTGTGGCTGCCGCTGGCCGTCCCGCCGGGCGAGGTGGAGGACGGCTTGTTGATCCATCTCGGCATGTCCGGTTCACTCGCCTTCGGCGCGCTGCCGCCGTCCGGCCCCTGGGACCATGTCGAGATCGCCACCGACCGCGGCCTGCTGCGCCTGACCGACCCGCGCCGCTTCGGCTCGGTCTGCTGGTCGCCGGCGATCGACCAGGGCCTGGCCGGCGAGCGCCTGGCCGGCCTGGGCATCGAGCCCTTCGACCCCGGCTTCGGCGGCGCGCTGCTTCGCGCACGCTGGAAGGACAAGCGCGTCGCCATCAAGCAGGCCCTGCTGGCCGGCGATGCGGTCGTCGGCGTGGGCAACATCTATGCAAGCGAGGCCTTGTTCGCCGCCGGCATCGACCCGCGCACGCCCGCCGGCCGCCTCGGCCCGCTGCGCTGCGAGCGCCTGGCCGGCGCGGTGCGGGCCGTGCTCGGCCGCGCGCTGGACCTGGGCGGCAGCACCCTGCGCGACTTCAAGGACGCGCACGGCATGGACGGCGCCTTCCAGAACGAGGCCCAGGTCTACGGCCGCGAGGGCCAGCCCTGCAGCCGCTGCGGCCCGGCCCGGCGCGTGCAGCGCATCGTGCAGGGCCAACGGGCCACTTACTTCTGCCGCGGCTGCCAGCGGCCTTGA
- a CDS encoding PhoH family protein — translation MILRHAFIPPDNTRLAHLCGPLDEHLRRIESALGVRISRRNESFRVEGPRGAAESAVALLQSFYPRAARPIPPEMLQLALVSAQRGETTPDPAEDPEALVLRTRRSDLAGRTPNQILYLRNILAHDLSFGIGPAGTGKTFLAVACAVDALERNQVQRIVLTRPAVEAGERLGFLPGDLAQKVDPYLRPLYDALYDLMGFDRVSKAFEKGTIEIAPLAFMRGRTLNHAFVLLDEAQNTTPEQMKMFLTRLGFGSKAVVTGDVSQIDLPKGTESGLIEAERVLRRVRGLAFTRFGSADVVRHPLVARIVEAYESDGRLGPAV, via the coding sequence GTGATCCTGCGCCACGCCTTCATCCCCCCGGACAACACCCGGCTGGCCCACCTCTGCGGCCCGCTCGACGAGCACCTGCGCCGCATCGAGTCCGCGCTGGGTGTGCGGATCAGCCGCCGCAACGAGAGCTTCCGGGTCGAGGGGCCGCGCGGCGCGGCCGAGTCGGCGGTGGCCTTGCTGCAAAGCTTCTACCCGCGCGCGGCCCGGCCCATCCCGCCGGAGATGCTGCAACTCGCCCTGGTCTCGGCCCAGCGTGGCGAGACCACGCCCGATCCGGCCGAGGATCCGGAGGCCCTGGTGCTGCGCACCCGCCGCAGCGACCTGGCCGGCCGCACGCCCAACCAGATCCTCTACTTGCGCAACATCCTTGCGCACGACCTCAGCTTCGGCATCGGCCCGGCCGGCACCGGCAAGACCTTCCTGGCCGTGGCCTGCGCCGTCGATGCGCTGGAGCGCAACCAGGTCCAGCGCATCGTGCTGACCCGCCCGGCCGTCGAGGCCGGCGAGCGCCTGGGCTTCCTGCCCGGCGACTTGGCGCAGAAGGTCGATCCCTACCTGCGCCCGCTCTATGACGCGCTCTACGACCTGATGGGCTTCGACCGGGTGAGCAAGGCCTTCGAGAAGGGCACGATCGAGATCGCGCCGCTGGCTTTCATGCGCGGCCGCACGCTCAACCATGCCTTTGTCCTCCTTGACGAGGCGCAGAACACCACGCCCGAGCAGATGAAGATGTTCCTGACCCGGCTGGGCTTCGGCAGCAAGGCCGTGGTCACCGGCGATGTCAGCCAGATCGACCTGCCCAAGGGCACCGAAAGCGGCTTGATCGAGGCCGAACGCGTGCTGCGCCGCGTGCGCGGCCTGGCCTTCACGCGCTTCGGCTCGGCCGATGTGGTGCGCCATCCGCTGGTGGCGCGCATCGTCGAGGCCTACGAATCCGACGGCCGGCTCGGCCCGGCCGTTTGA
- the ybeY gene encoding rRNA maturation RNase YbeY, giving the protein MPRPPARPSLQLSLQFADARHRALLPRHLVQRCLRAALEAPAALTVRIVGAEEGQALNRDYRGKDYATNVLTFAYGEDETDPDGPPLSADLILCAPVVEAEAEAAGRPLVAHYAHLLVHGALHAQGWDHELEDEAEAMEARESALLTALGWPDPYAAR; this is encoded by the coding sequence ATGCCCCGCCCGCCCGCCCGCCCGTCGCTGCAACTCTCGCTGCAATTCGCCGATGCCCGCCACCGCGCCCTGCTGCCGCGCCATCTGGTGCAGCGCTGCCTGCGTGCGGCGCTGGAGGCGCCCGCCGCGCTGACCGTGCGCATCGTCGGTGCCGAGGAAGGCCAGGCCCTGAACCGCGACTACCGCGGCAAGGATTACGCGACCAATGTGCTGACCTTCGCCTACGGCGAGGACGAGACCGACCCGGACGGCCCGCCGCTGAGCGCCGACCTGATCCTTTGCGCGCCGGTCGTCGAGGCCGAGGCCGAGGCCGCCGGCCGGCCGCTCGTCGCGCATTACGCGCACCTGCTGGTCCACGGCGCCCTGCATGCCCAGGGCTGGGACCATGAACTGGAAGACGAGGCCGAGGCCATGGAGGCGCGCGAATCGGCCCTGCTCACCGCCCTGGGCTGGCCCGACCCCTACGCCGCACGCTGA
- the mutY gene encoding A/G-specific adenine glycosylase, whose protein sequence is MSEDRPAVGRLREAVAPCESPALADWPATVVAWQRRHGRHALPWQATRDPYRVWLSEVMLQQTQVKTVLAYYGRFLARFPDVQALAAAPLDEVLAAWAGLGYYRRARLLHAGAQAVVAEHGGCFPATAAGLQALPGIGRSTAAAIAAFCFGERAAILDGNVKRVLARAFGLGEPLQGAAAERRLWARAEALLPPAPQDMPAYTQGLMDLGATVCTPRSPACVICPLADCCVARAQGRPEAYPLRGPRLQRGRREHHWLWLVAPDGAVWMQQRPAEGVWAGLWTLPLIEGETALQGLLDTLAAGLGQPLRAELQPTLHHALTHFDWVLHPRRLELPARPAALPEGLADGRWQPPSAWAGLALPAPLKKLLAA, encoded by the coding sequence ATGTCCGAAGACCGCCCTGCCGTCGGCCGCCTGCGCGAAGCCGTCGCCCCCTGCGAGTCGCCCGCCCTGGCGGACTGGCCCGCCACCGTCGTCGCCTGGCAGCGCCGCCACGGCCGCCATGCCCTGCCCTGGCAGGCCACGCGCGATCCCTACCGGGTCTGGCTGTCGGAGGTCATGCTGCAGCAGACCCAGGTCAAGACCGTGCTGGCTTACTACGGCCGTTTCCTGGCGCGCTTCCCGGATGTGCAGGCCCTGGCCGCCGCGCCGCTCGACGAGGTGCTGGCCGCCTGGGCCGGCCTGGGCTACTACCGCCGCGCCCGCCTGCTGCATGCCGGCGCGCAGGCCGTGGTGGCCGAGCACGGCGGCTGCTTCCCGGCCACCGCCGCGGGCTTGCAGGCCCTGCCGGGTATCGGTCGATCGACGGCTGCGGCCATCGCCGCCTTCTGCTTTGGCGAGCGGGCCGCCATCCTCGACGGCAATGTCAAGCGCGTGCTGGCGCGCGCCTTCGGCCTGGGCGAACCGCTGCAGGGCGCGGCGGCCGAGCGCCGGCTCTGGGCCCGCGCCGAGGCCCTGCTGCCCCCGGCCCCGCAGGACATGCCGGCCTACACCCAGGGCCTGATGGATCTGGGGGCCACCGTCTGCACGCCGCGCTCGCCGGCCTGCGTGATCTGCCCGCTGGCCGACTGCTGCGTGGCCCGCGCCCAGGGCCGGCCCGAGGCCTATCCTCTGCGCGGCCCGCGCTTGCAGCGCGGTCGCCGCGAGCACCACTGGCTGTGGCTGGTCGCGCCCGACGGCGCGGTCTGGATGCAGCAGCGGCCCGCCGAGGGCGTGTGGGCGGGGCTCTGGACCCTGCCGCTGATCGAAGGCGAGACTGCGCTGCAAGGCCTGCTCGACACGCTTGCCGCGGGCCTCGGCCAGCCCCTGCGGGCCGAGCTGCAACCCACCCTGCATCACGCCCTGACCCACTTCGACTGGGTGCTGCACCCCCGCCGACTTGAGCTGCCGGCCCGGCCGGCCGCCCTGCCCGAGGGCCTGGCCGACGGCCGCTGGCAGCCGCCCTCGGCCTGGGCCGGCCTGGCCCTGCCGGCGCCGCTGAAGAAGCTGCTCGCTGCCTGA
- the ahcY gene encoding adenosylhomocysteinase: MNAPVNTAILQKDFHVADLSLADWGRKEIKIAETEMPGLMAIREEFAKSQPLKGARITGSLHMTIQTAVLVETLQALGAQVRWASCNIFSTQDHAAAALVAAGTPVFAYKGETLADYWDYTHRIFEFGAAGTEGEGPNMILDDGGDATLLMHLGKKAEKDLSVLDNPGSEEEVCLFTAIKAKLAQDATWYSRKSAQILGVTEETTTGVLRLNEMSAKGTLMFRAINVNDSVTKSKFDNLYGCRESLVDSIKRATDVMIAGKIAVVAGYGDVGKGSAQALRALSAQVWVTEIDPINALQAAMEGYKVVTMEYAADKADIFVTATGNKSVLRYEHMAAMKDEAIVCNIGHFDNEIDVVSLEGLVWDEIKPQVDHITFPDGKKITLLAKGRLVNLGCATGHPSFVMSSSFANQTIAQIELFTKPEAYEVGKVYVLPKHLDEKVARLHLKKVGAQLTELTDEQAAYIGVKKEGPYKADTYRY; the protein is encoded by the coding sequence ATGAACGCACCCGTCAATACCGCCATCCTCCAAAAGGATTTCCACGTCGCCGACCTGTCGCTGGCCGACTGGGGCCGCAAGGAAATCAAGATCGCCGAGACCGAAATGCCCGGTCTGATGGCCATCCGCGAAGAGTTCGCGAAGAGCCAGCCGCTCAAGGGCGCGCGCATCACCGGCTCGCTGCACATGACCATCCAGACCGCCGTGCTGGTCGAGACCCTGCAGGCCCTGGGCGCCCAGGTTCGCTGGGCCTCGTGCAACATCTTCTCGACCCAGGACCATGCCGCTGCCGCGCTGGTCGCCGCCGGCACCCCGGTCTTCGCCTACAAGGGCGAGACCCTGGCCGACTACTGGGACTACACCCATCGCATCTTCGAATTCGGCGCCGCCGGCACCGAAGGCGAAGGCCCGAACATGATCCTGGACGACGGCGGCGACGCGACGCTGCTGATGCACCTGGGCAAGAAGGCCGAGAAGGACCTGTCGGTGCTGGACAACCCGGGCAGCGAGGAAGAGGTCTGCCTCTTCACCGCCATCAAGGCCAAGCTGGCGCAGGACGCGACCTGGTACAGCCGCAAGAGCGCCCAGATCCTCGGCGTGACCGAGGAGACCACCACCGGCGTGCTGCGTCTCAACGAGATGTCGGCCAAGGGCACGCTGATGTTCCGCGCCATCAACGTCAACGACAGCGTCACCAAGAGCAAGTTCGACAACCTCTACGGCTGCCGCGAATCGCTGGTCGACTCGATCAAGCGCGCCACCGACGTGATGATCGCCGGCAAGATCGCCGTGGTCGCCGGCTACGGCGATGTGGGCAAGGGCTCGGCCCAGGCCCTGCGCGCGCTGAGCGCCCAGGTCTGGGTGACCGAGATCGACCCCATCAATGCCCTGCAGGCCGCGATGGAAGGCTACAAGGTCGTGACCATGGAGTACGCCGCCGACAAGGCCGACATCTTCGTGACCGCCACCGGCAACAAGAGCGTGCTGCGCTACGAGCACATGGCCGCCATGAAGGATGAGGCCATCGTCTGCAACATCGGCCACTTCGACAACGAGATCGACGTGGTCTCGCTCGAAGGCCTGGTCTGGGACGAGATCAAGCCGCAGGTCGACCACATCACCTTCCCGGACGGCAAGAAGATCACCCTGCTGGCCAAGGGCCGCCTGGTCAACCTGGGCTGCGCCACCGGCCACCCCAGCTTCGTGATGTCGTCGAGCTTCGCGAACCAGACGATCGCCCAGATCGAGCTGTTCACCAAGCCCGAGGCCTACGAGGTGGGCAAGGTCTATGTGCTGCCCAAGCACCTCGACGAGAAGGTGGCCCGCCTGCACCTGAAGAAGGTCGGCGCGCAACTGACCGAGCTGACCGACGAGCAGGCCGCCTACATCGGCGTGAAGAAGGAAGGCCCGTACAAGGCCGACACGTACCGGTATTGA
- a CDS encoding sensor histidine kinase, producing MPVPPPARPARVGWLAAGCLLVAMVLALLMQGAAHAGGGRAGVSLAAVKKPLIVLRAAETTTVPRQAERPDAPAALTPPAAARYSAIALPDEWAASRPGHSGTAWYRFDLPSLAGLASSLPGLYIPRVCSSYTVWLNGGLLHQGGRLVPPYSVLCYQAQLLSLPPALLLDRGNRLEIAVVGHALGEVTARQRAAGLSEIVLGPQEQLLALLDRHRFWNVTLGLAMALMLLLAGVFALGLGWMQRLPALAYLGCVGLGAAALSARPGWTDTGLPLWASEVLWTCVLVPVGICGVQFLLRQAGIGPSRRDALLWLQVLLVPAAFAIAGPQHRFAIAAAVYALLVAEVIGASLIYLRASWLTQGRDFLAMALGLAAMILVLLIEVGIQDRALDIPTVQPLHLALPLVLMALAVHASTLWMQALRQAKDSRRSVDARVREAVIEAERLHADQADQRAELMAQRERKRIASDLHDDLGAKLLTIVHTSGDERISTLAREALEEMRLSVRGLAGKAVQLGDALADWRSETVGRLGEAGIQVDWLGDEPELPRTLSARTYVQTTRILREAVSNIIKHSGASLCRVRCSLDADLHILIHDNGRGMPVQLDGPLDRGHGVSSMKNRAKQMQGQCLFETGAGYGTAIRLTIPL from the coding sequence ATGCCCGTGCCGCCCCCCGCCCGCCCTGCCCGTGTCGGCTGGTTGGCTGCGGGCTGCTTGCTGGTCGCCATGGTGCTTGCCCTGCTGATGCAGGGCGCGGCGCATGCGGGGGGCGGGCGGGCCGGTGTCTCCCTCGCGGCCGTCAAGAAGCCGCTGATCGTGCTGCGCGCGGCCGAGACGACGACGGTGCCCCGGCAGGCCGAGCGGCCCGACGCGCCCGCTGCCCTGACCCCACCCGCCGCGGCCCGCTACAGCGCCATCGCGCTGCCGGACGAATGGGCCGCCAGCCGGCCGGGCCACAGCGGCACGGCCTGGTACCGCTTCGATCTGCCCTCGCTCGCCGGCCTGGCATCGAGCTTGCCGGGGCTCTACATCCCGCGGGTCTGCTCCAGCTACACGGTGTGGCTCAACGGCGGCCTGCTGCACCAGGGCGGGCGGCTCGTCCCACCCTACTCGGTGCTGTGCTACCAGGCTCAGCTTCTGAGCCTGCCCCCGGCCCTGCTGCTCGACCGGGGCAACCGGCTGGAGATCGCGGTGGTCGGCCATGCCCTGGGCGAGGTGACGGCGCGGCAGCGCGCCGCCGGCCTGTCCGAGATCGTGCTCGGCCCGCAGGAGCAACTGCTGGCCCTGCTCGACCGCCACCGCTTCTGGAACGTCACCCTCGGGCTGGCGATGGCGCTGATGCTGCTGCTGGCCGGCGTCTTCGCCCTCGGCCTGGGCTGGATGCAACGCCTGCCGGCCCTGGCCTACCTGGGCTGCGTGGGCCTGGGCGCTGCCGCGCTCAGCGCCCGGCCGGGCTGGACCGACACCGGCCTGCCGCTCTGGGCCAGCGAGGTGCTGTGGACCTGCGTTCTCGTGCCGGTCGGCATCTGCGGCGTGCAGTTCCTGCTGCGCCAGGCCGGCATCGGCCCCTCGCGGCGCGACGCCCTGCTCTGGCTGCAAGTGCTGCTGGTGCCGGCGGCCTTCGCGATCGCCGGGCCGCAGCATCGCTTCGCCATCGCCGCGGCCGTCTACGCCTTGCTGGTGGCCGAGGTGATCGGTGCCTCGCTGATCTACCTGAGGGCGAGCTGGCTCACCCAGGGCCGCGACTTCCTGGCCATGGCCCTGGGCCTGGCGGCCATGATCCTGGTGCTGCTGATCGAGGTCGGCATCCAGGACCGGGCCCTGGACATCCCGACCGTGCAACCCCTGCACCTGGCCCTGCCGCTGGTGTTGATGGCCCTGGCCGTGCATGCCTCGACCCTGTGGATGCAGGCCCTGCGCCAGGCCAAGGACAGCCGCCGCAGCGTCGACGCCCGGGTGCGCGAGGCGGTGATCGAGGCCGAGCGCCTGCATGCCGACCAGGCCGACCAGCGCGCCGAGCTGATGGCCCAGCGCGAGCGCAAGCGCATCGCCAGCGACCTGCATGACGACCTGGGCGCCAAGCTGCTGACCATCGTGCACACCAGCGGCGACGAGCGCATCTCCACCCTGGCCCGCGAGGCGCTGGAGGAGATGCGCCTGTCGGTGCGCGGCCTGGCCGGCAAGGCGGTGCAACTCGGCGATGCCCTGGCCGACTGGCGTTCCGAGACGGTGGGCCGGCTCGGCGAGGCCGGCATCCAGGTCGACTGGCTGGGCGACGAACCCGAGCTGCCGCGCACGCTGTCGGCCCGCACCTATGTGCAGACCACGCGCATCCTGCGCGAGGCGGTCAGCAACATCATCAAGCACAGCGGGGCCTCGCTGTGCCGGGTGCGTTGCAGCCTGGACGCCGACCTGCACATCCTCATCCACGACAACGGCCGCGGCATGCCCGTGCAGCTCGACGGCCCGCTCGATCGCGGCCACGGCGTCAGCAGCATGAAGAACCGCGCCAAGCAGATGCAGGGCCAGTGCCTCTTCGAGACCGGCGCGGGCTACGGCACGGCCATCCGCCTGACCATCCCGCTCTGA
- the ruvA gene encoding Holliday junction branch migration protein RuvA, with protein sequence MIGQLRGLLLAKTPPQVLVEVQGVGYEVDVPMSSFYLLPGLGEPVTLRTHFIVREDAQLLFGFLSEAERSSFRQLIRISGVGPKMALALLSGLSVEDLAQAVARQDASRLVKVPGIGKKTAERLLLELKGKIAPVLELPAGGLAPAGDGSAEAQADILQALIALGYSEREAQAAVKVLPAGSSVADGIRRALRSLAG encoded by the coding sequence ATGATCGGCCAGCTCCGCGGCCTGCTGCTGGCCAAGACGCCGCCGCAGGTGCTCGTCGAGGTGCAGGGCGTCGGCTACGAGGTCGATGTGCCCATGTCCAGCTTCTACTTGCTGCCCGGCCTGGGCGAGCCGGTGACGCTGCGCACCCATTTCATCGTCCGCGAGGACGCGCAACTGCTCTTCGGCTTCCTCAGCGAAGCCGAGCGCAGCAGCTTTCGCCAGCTCATCCGCATCAGCGGCGTCGGGCCGAAGATGGCGCTGGCGCTGCTCTCGGGCCTGTCGGTCGAGGACCTGGCTCAGGCCGTGGCCCGCCAGGATGCGAGCCGCCTGGTCAAGGTGCCGGGCATCGGCAAGAAGACGGCCGAGCGACTGCTGCTGGAGCTCAAGGGCAAGATCGCCCCGGTGCTGGAGCTGCCGGCCGGCGGCCTGGCACCCGCCGGCGACGGCTCGGCCGAGGCGCAGGCCGACATCCTGCAAGCCCTCATCGCCCTGGGCTACAGCGAGCGCGAGGCCCAGGCCGCCGTGAAGGTCCTGCCCGCCGGCAGCAGCGTGGCCGATGGCATCCGCCGCGCGCTGCGCAGCCTGGCCGGCTGA
- a CDS encoding response regulator, with product MRRILLLEDLPEIRAWMKALVAQVYPDAIISEAARVQDARQLIGTHRFELALVDLGLPDGSGTDVVAVLRDVQPDARPVVVTIHDDDEHLFPALQAGAFGYILKEQSRQQITEQLQRIAQGEPPLSPSIARRVIQYFTKQAQGGPAQAANPVPNVSLTERETEVLLRVAKGFTLPEIGVQLGLSRHTIADYVKQIYRKLNVSSRAEAALEAQRLGLFRR from the coding sequence GTGCGCCGCATCCTGCTGCTCGAAGACCTGCCCGAGATCCGTGCCTGGATGAAGGCCCTGGTCGCCCAGGTCTATCCGGACGCGATCATCAGCGAGGCGGCGCGGGTCCAGGATGCGCGCCAGCTCATCGGCACCCACCGCTTCGAGCTGGCCCTGGTCGACCTGGGCCTGCCCGACGGTTCGGGCACCGACGTGGTCGCCGTGCTGCGCGATGTGCAGCCCGATGCGCGGCCGGTGGTCGTGACCATTCACGACGACGACGAGCATCTGTTCCCGGCCCTGCAGGCGGGCGCCTTCGGCTACATCCTGAAGGAGCAGTCGCGCCAGCAGATCACCGAGCAGCTCCAGCGCATCGCCCAGGGCGAGCCGCCGCTCTCGCCCTCGATCGCGCGGCGGGTGATCCAGTACTTCACCAAGCAGGCCCAGGGCGGGCCGGCCCAGGCGGCCAACCCGGTGCCCAATGTCTCGCTGACCGAACGCGAGACCGAGGTGCTGCTGCGCGTGGCCAAGGGCTTCACCCTGCCGGAGATCGGCGTGCAGCTCGGCCTGTCGCGCCACACCATCGCCGACTACGTCAAGCAGATCTACCGCAAGCTCAATGTGAGCTCGCGCGCCGAGGCCGCGCTGGAAGCGCAGCGCCTGGGCCTGTTCCGCCGCTGA
- a CDS encoding TlyA family RNA methyltransferase, producing MPRIDQLLVQRGLAPSRSAAQRLIEHGAVCWRMAPDQPWQLPRKAGEALTEACELQVTDDAETRWVSRGGLKLESALACTGLDPAGLQALDVGQSTGGFSELLLARGAARVVGFDVGHGQLHPRLAGHPRLLALEGLHVRQLAGSALADAAPAGGFDLLVGDLSFIPMSRVLPDLAPWLRPGGQALLLIKPQFELGPEHVGRGGLVKDASCFPRLEQTVRAACAALAWTVRDYFPSALAGGDGNQEFFVWAVASPPEECLS from the coding sequence ATGCCGCGAATTGATCAGTTGCTTGTGCAGCGCGGGCTGGCCCCGAGCCGTTCGGCTGCGCAGCGGCTGATCGAGCATGGCGCGGTGTGCTGGCGGATGGCGCCGGACCAGCCCTGGCAGCTTCCGCGCAAGGCCGGCGAGGCCTTGACGGAGGCCTGCGAGCTGCAAGTCACCGACGATGCCGAGACCCGCTGGGTTTCGCGCGGCGGGCTCAAGCTGGAATCTGCGCTGGCCTGCACCGGTCTCGACCCGGCCGGCTTGCAGGCACTGGACGTGGGCCAGAGCACCGGCGGCTTCAGCGAGCTGCTGCTGGCGCGCGGCGCGGCGCGGGTGGTCGGCTTCGATGTCGGCCACGGGCAGTTGCATCCGCGGCTGGCCGGGCATCCGCGATTGCTCGCGCTCGAAGGCCTGCATGTGCGGCAACTGGCCGGCTCGGCGCTGGCGGATGCGGCACCGGCCGGCGGCTTCGACCTGCTGGTCGGCGACCTGTCCTTCATCCCCATGAGCCGTGTGCTGCCCGATCTCGCGCCCTGGCTGCGGCCTGGCGGCCAGGCCCTGCTGCTGATCAAGCCGCAGTTCGAGCTGGGGCCCGAGCATGTCGGCCGCGGCGGCCTGGTCAAGGACGCAAGCTGCTTCCCGCGGCTGGAGCAGACCGTGCGAGCGGCCTGCGCCGCCCTGGCCTGGACGGTGCGCGACTACTTTCCCAGCGCCCTGGCCGGTGGCGATGGCAATCAGGAATTTTTCGTCTGGGCGGTGGCCTCGCCGCCCGAGGAGTGCCTTTCATGA